The sequence below is a genomic window from Oreochromis niloticus isolate F11D_XX linkage group LG3, O_niloticus_UMD_NMBU, whole genome shotgun sequence.
GGGGCATTTAAAAGCTGATGTGCCAGGTTTCCCCAACATTATAAAGCGTTTAcaagaaacctgcagtcagctgagaacGAAGAAGTcagttggatgagtgacgaaatgtttctcacactgaaaacgttcagatgaacaaaatcaatGTTTAGGGATCCTCTCACTTTTCTATTCAACGTTCAAGACTCAAACAGACACATTTTATTGTAACGTTTCACTTGAATAacaaaagagagacagaaagttTCGTCATATTTCTGATTCTTTTTTCAGGCTCGGTCCGATCAGAGCTGTGTTTCGGGAACAGCAGCTGATAAACATCACGATTTACTCAGAAACATAACATTATTAATCTTTAAAATAGAAAAGCAACTCTggccagtggcggtcctagcctgtttggcgccccgggCGAACGCTCCCTCTGGCAAATTGTGCAAATGTAGAGTCACATGATCACGCTGCTGTAAACCTGTGTAGTCAGTAGATGGTGCTGTTGgactgtgtttgtctttgtgaacgctgtaacgtcagagttAGAATCTACTTAGTTTAACACAGAAATATGTGTACGAGTTTTAGTTTAAGTAATTATAACTGTTATATAAACCTACAGACGTGACATGAATCTAAATGTTATTTCTTGTTGTTTATTTCCTCTTCAGAGCAAACCTATGCACACTCACAGATTAGAAAGGCTGTAAAACCTGTACTGTGCCCTTCATTACTGTGCTGTGTAAATATCTGAGCCAACTAAATAAATGACTGGACTGcatttgattggctgctgctTGTTCTGATCGACACCCCCAGAAAGACACAACACAAAGAGCTGCAATACATACCAGTTATCaatattctgattggctgacctCCATTCCTATGGACTCATGTTCAATCACACAGACCCCCTCATCACCCCCTGTCCCCCTTCAGCTACAAGTACAAGTTTTGTACCAGATTTCTCTTAAGAAGTGCAGTAAAAGTCGAAGCTCACAATGCATGAATTTGTGACTCGAGAGGGAGCAGTCAAGCTTTCAGGGCTGAGAGGCCAGCGTGAAAATGAACCCAGAAGCAGACTCAAGTCACGGCTGTTTCAACCTTAAACTGATTTTATTAAATACAGAGATAGACAATTGTAAAATATTACAAGGTGGAAACTTCTGAGAGGCTGGATCCACTGTAACAGAGGAGAGCGGTATTATTTCCAGTGCAGGTGAGTTGTACTGCAAGAAGATTGCTTCCTTGACAGGCTGGTGAATCTGGGTTTTGGAGGGAGGGAGACCTTCTTTTCTGGACTGATGGATGGTTACAGTGAGCAGGAAAGCAGGCAGGTGGGTTTCCAGATTCTCCACAGGAAGTTGGGTGAAACAGAGCGACGGCTACTGGCAGGTAAGATTCAGGCAGGCAGCTGGTTGCAGGGAAAGACCAGTGACAGAAGAAATCCAGATAAGAGTGGAGGTGAGTGGATAATGATCTGGAGGTGCAGGAAACTGGAGACACACAGAAGGTGAAATTAAACAGAGGAACACTTGGAGCCAGCAGAACATGGAGGCTGATTTAAAACTACTGTTTAGATGACAATCTGATAAATATTGGAGCTCTGAGGTGGACCATAAAACTTCATCGCTGATTGCAGACAATGAGCCGCATGTGGAGGCTGATGTAGACCCAGAACTTCACCTGGAGGCAGGACCTGAGCTTTGAGTAAGAAAACATTCCCTAAAACGCCACCGACACCCCGGATCATGACACGAGCACTTGTATTCACTGATCTGAGAGGTTGGAGTCACAGAGTTTTGGTTCtaagtagtaaaaataataaataagagtAAAATTTGAAATGCAAGTCTGCAGCTCTCAATGTATTTGTGAAAACATCAATATCAatataagtgaaagaaaaaccTGTTCTACACATTCTGACCTTTTATTCtgtaaatgttcacattttgcagCATATATAACCTGATATTCAACcatgtaaaacacaaaaatacttACAGTAAAGATAAAGACACTGGCTCTGTGTCTGAAAGCCAAATGTCTCATATTTGAAGGATTAATAACtgtgaaatatttaataatttttgTGTCTGAATATGaacatttttgaaatgaaaaacaattcATGGTATAATATGTGCCATGGTGTGACAGTGTGACAGCTTTTTATTTACTTGTCATTCAtatattataaatgtaaaaactgatCCGCCTCCTTTGTTCATGTTCAAAGTGTTAAACAAACAGCGTCTACGTCAAACTGCTCCACTTCCTGGACTGTGTCAAAGCCTGATAACTCCTCCCTCTTCTTCCTGAAACACTGTGAATGTATTTCCTTGTTCCCTCCCCTTTAGATCTGCAGTTTGAAGATGGGTATAACAAACATGTTGTAACGTTTCAGAGCCGACAGGCTCCATTCACTACAGAAAAGTATGTTATGAGATCAGAGGTCAGAATGCTTTCGTTTCTGCCAAAGAGGAACTGAGAGGAGAAATGGCGCAGAAAGGAGTTCAGCTGGACCGAGAAACTATTTCTTGTTCCatctgtttggatctactgaaggatccggtgactacagcctgtggacacagctactgcatgaactgtattaaaagtttctgggatgaagaggacaggaagggaatccacagctgccctcagtgcaggAAGACTTTCATACCGAGGCCTGTCCTGGAGAAAAACATCATGTTAGCAGCTTtagtggagcagctgaagaagactggactccaagctgctccagctgatcactgctatgctggacctgaagatgtggcctgtgatgtctgcactgggaGGAAGCTGAAAGCCATCAAGTCCTGTTTATTCTGTCTGATctcttactgtgagaaacacaTTCAGCTTCATTTTGAGTCTTCTGCCTTTGCaaaacacaagctggtggccccctccaagaagctccaggagaacatctgctctcgtcatgatgaggtgatgaagattttctgtcgtactgatcagcagagtatctgttatctctgcacaatggatgaacataaaggccatgaaacagtcccagctgcagcagaaaggactgagaagcagaaggagcTCGAGGTGAGACGactaaacatccagcagagaatccaggagcgagagaaagatgtgaagctgcttcaacaggaggtggaggccatcaatggctctgctgataaagcagtggaggacagtgagaagatgttcactgagctgatccgtctcatccagaaaagaagctctgatgtgaagcagcaggtcagatcccagcaggaaactgaagtgagtcgagtcaaagagcttcaggagaagctggagcaggagatcgctgagctgaagaggaaagacggcgagctggagcagctctcacacacagaggatcacaaccagtttctacacaactacccctcactgtcagcactcagtgagtctacacactcatccagcatcaatattcgtcctctgagctactttgaggatgtgacagcagctgtgtcagagaccagagataaactacaggacattctgagagaggaatggacaaacatctcactgacagtcactgaagaggatgttttactgtcaccaccagagccaaagaccagagctggattcttaaaatattcacatgaaatcacactggatccaaacacagcaaacacgcGTCTGTTATTATCTGATGGGAACAGAAAAGTAACAAGAATGAaacaacaacagtcttattctgatcatccagacagattcactGGATGTTATCAGgtcctgagtagagagagtctgactggacgttgttactgggaggtggagtggagagggagaggagttGGTGTAGCAGTCGCATACAAGAATATCAGCAGAGCAGGGAGCCGTGATGAATGCGTATTTGGATACAATGACAAATCTTGGGCATTATGTTGTTATACAACCAGTTATAAATTTCAGCACAACAATGTCCAAACTGTCCTCTCAGGTCCTCAgtcctccagagtaggagtgtacctggatcacagagcaggtattctgtctttctacagcgtctctgaaaccatgactctcctccacagagtccagaccacattcactcagccgctctatgTTGGACTTTATCTTTGGGATGGTGGAGCAACTGCAGAGTTGATTAAAGTCAAATAGACCTTTGAGCTTCCAgtttttgttcttgtctctCTTTGCTGTTGAGAGCTCACTGttgtgctgtttcttctctgcacAGAGATCACTTTATGGCTGCGAGTTTGACATCTTCTGATTGATTGTTTGTAGTTACCTGTAAATTTACCTGAAATTGTATAAAAATCAATGCAACACTTTTTCTCTGTTGAGTCTTTGTGAACAGATCAGAGTGACATGTGAGAAATTTATTTCAAAACAGTTTCCACTGGACCCCAAAGTAAGTAAAGGAAGTAATGATCATAAACATAATCAAACAATAATTCAACAGTTTTAGGGCCTCAAgttttttcattgtttaaacaacaataacactggaactttatttatttttatttcttaaagATTTGGATTTTATAGGGGGCCAGTCTCATGTAGTTTAAATAGAACCAACTACATAT
It includes:
- the LOC109198909 gene encoding tripartite motif-containing protein 16-like; its protein translation is MAQKGVQLDRETISCSICLDLLKDPVTTACGHSYCMNCIKSFWDEEDRKGIHSCPQCRKTFIPRPVLEKNIMLAALVEQLKKTGLQAAPADHCYAGPEDVACDVCTGRKLKAIKSCLFCLISYCEKHIQLHFESSAFAKHKLVAPSKKLQENICSRHDEVMKIFCRTDQQSICYLCTMDEHKGHETVPAAAERTEKQKELEVRRLNIQQRIQEREKDVKLLQQEVEAINGSADKAVEDSEKMFTELIRLIQKRSSDVKQQVRSQQETEVSRVKELQEKLEQEIAELKRKDGELEQLSHTEDHNQFLHNYPSLSALSESTHSSSINIRPLSYFEDVTAAVSETRDKLQDILREEWTNISLTVTEEDVLLSPPEPKTRAGFLKYSHEITLDPNTANTRLLLSDGNRKVTRMKQQQSYSDHPDRFTGCYQVLSRESLTGRCYWEVEWRGRGVGVAVAYKNISRAGSRDECVFGYNDKSWALCCYTTSYKFQHNNVQTVLSGPQSSRVGVYLDHRAGILSFYSVSETMTLLHRVQTTFTQPLYVGLYLWDGGATAELIKVK